The Drosophila yakuba strain Tai18E2 chromosome X, Prin_Dyak_Tai18E2_2.1, whole genome shotgun sequence DNA segment TTCAGCGACCACAAATACAGGACGCACTCGATGCTGAAGTAGCCCCGATCGACGTAGTCGCCCAGGAACAGATACTTGGTGGTCGCCGGCGAGCCTCCAATCTCGAATAGCTTCATTAGATCGTAGAACTGGCCATGAATATCGCCGCACACCGTCACCGGCGCCTCAATGTCGATCATCGTCTTTTCCGTGCGCAGCAGCGTGGCGCCTTCCTGGATGATGCGCAGGGCGGCGCTCTCCTCGATCCTGCCCTCCAGGATGAAGTGCTGCTTGAGGACATCGTGCTGCGGCTTGCCGGTCCGTGCATCAAACACATCCGCGCAGGTGAGTTTACGGCTTGGCGGAAATGCCACGCTGTCGATCACACGCTCCTTTGTCGATATTGTGCTGCGCTTGGTGGGACTGGATGGACCGCTCGAGTTACCAGTGCCGCCCTGACCCTGCTGCTGTGTGCCCGCCGAGCCTGCCGCTCCGGCTGATCCTGATCCCGAACCTGAACCCGATCCCCCCGCTGTCCCCGTCGTCGCCGCGGCATTCTTGTTGTCGTGTGTGTTGTTGACATTGGCCTTttgattctgctgctgctgctgggctgCGGACTGCgactggctgctgctgctgttgctctgAGCCGCCGGCGAAGACATGGTTGCCCGATCCTCCGACTGCCCCGCCTGCGTCCTCGACTGCTgactgctgctggctgctggttgctggttgctggttgctgctAACCTTCCCACCTGAGAGAGTTGATCACGTATCACTGCCCCAGACGCgccagctcctgctccaccACCTGGTGCTctgctactgctgctcctTGTGCTTGTCCTCCTGGTTCGTCCTGGATCGTCCGCGGGATTAGCCTCTCTCGCTGCTTGCTATTGCACGCGCTCTGCAATGAGAAATGTTGACACGCAGTTAGCATTTGCTTTTATATTCAGTACCTGGCTGGtattcaaaataaaagagtCCCGACCACCAAATGTGGTACATAGTATGCATCTGTATTATTTCCTGTTCATAGCAAGCATATGAATCAGATACGTTGTGGTTTAAAAACATTATGGAATAATACAAACATTTTGGCTATCTTCACAGAAGCACAACAAAACAATGCCATTTAATGAGCCAAATTATCCAAATTTGTGTGTAAATAATTTTATGTAGAACCAATTTAATACACTTTATATGTTATTAAGTTCTATTCTCTTGACCGCAACTgtgttgcacacacacacacacacacagcgatTTTGCGGGTGTGTGGGTGGACATTTACAGTTAAACAATTGCAGCGAAATTGCAGCGGTTTATTAGTCAGAAATGAGGAAAGAGAAATCATTTTATGGCAACTGCAACAGTAAATCAACAACCGAATTAGATTCAAAAATTATactatttgtttaaattgcaTATATGTcagtgtgtatgtatgtatgtatgtatgtatgagtGCTACCTGCTGAAATTACAATAGAAAATACTATCTATACATTGTCAACGGTGATGTTAATAACAAAGTGGCACAACTCGGAAGGTATTTAGTTCTAGACGCCAGAAATacattatttatgttatttatacGCATTTTAAATGTCAGTGGCTGTAATGAAACATGTTAAAAAGGGCATTACAAATTCTGAAGGTTAAATCGAGTGACGGAAACCACATATGCATACTATACATACTATATGTACCTTCAGGGTGTTGTGTAATTATTGCAAGCTTGTAAACTGCAGTAATACGAATTCCTAAAGCTGAAAACTACTGATGGAATATTCAAAGTCTAtgtaatgtatttttaatCGTTTTAAGCCACAGCAAAAGAGGCTAGTGACGAAAGCCACACGACGGGTGTCAAGTTACAGTTAATATGTGCATGGCCGACCGTACTGGTCACAACCTGTTACCTTTTTCACACACTTTCGACGTTTTTGGCAtcgttttggcttttttgattaattgcaGTGTTTCGCAAttgtgcatacatacatatgtacatatgcatgtacatGCATATGGCTGACTACTGGCTGTCATTCCttgcacaaatgcaaatatgtgcggataaattagaaaaataatCAACGCCGTCTGAATAAATATAGCGCTAACAATCACCGCAACGGTTGCACAAACAGACGGATGGACGGACGGACTAACTGACGGATAAGTACAGTACAGTAACTGCTACCAGTCGTCTGCCAGAGACGtattgactgactgactgactaactgactaacAGATAGACTAACTGACAGACTGACTAACGGACAGACTGACTAACGGACAGACTGACTAACGGACAGACTGACTAACAGACTGACAACTGCAGAGTGTGGCGGAGTAAAACAATACGAGCCAATAACACGTGCGTCCTGCCAGGCGAACATCAACCATCCGCCCCGTGGTACCGccacatatacacatacatatgtatgtacatacatatatacagcTGCAAATTAAAGTCAGCTGTCGCTTCCAAATTGAACAGGCGATGGAATGACGCAAAAAATTAACCTGCCGCCTGCTTTTAAACCAATGCGAATCTAGTTGAATACGTAAACGAACCAGAACGAAGTCAAATGGAAAATTCTTAAGCGATTCTTTAGGAGAGTTGAAAACAAGTCGCCATTTTTGGGTTTAATCTAATCATAATGTTATTAGAGTTTATATGTAAGGAAGTTTAATTTTCAGCTCATAACACACAAAATGAAGAAGTCAGCGTTGTTGCGTTCTCAAAATCAATTACTTGCCAACAAAGTCAGTTAACGACTCAGTTTCATGTTGGTTCAGTTCACGAAAAGACATTAAAATCACTCGAAGACAATTACAACCGAAAACTGATTACAGTTTTATGGTCAACACTTTGTGCAACTTTGAAATTGACAGTAACAGTCGATAGTAAAACGCTGAAAAACATTCGCTGAACAACGACGATTCTGGCATACTGATATTTTAATAACAAAGTTgcttttatgcaaatataaatttgatatacacacacatgtgtgtgtgctaatttttaattattaaacgAGTTTCGCGAATTGGAGAGAACAACATTTTATCATTGCCTACACAGCTAATTTCATGCATATaattcatttgtttgcctgttgTTGGGTTTTTATGGCTTTGCGCATATTTTTGCGTTTACACGATCGCATCAACACACCCTCAACCAGGGGCTAAATGTTCGACATTCCTGGCCGAACGTGTCCCCCATCTTACACTCGACGAAATAGGGAGGGCCTTCCCCCCTTCCAACCCAccgggaaaaaaaaaagagtatgAATGCTTGGTAGAAGACAACGGAAATTGTAGGTGAAACATCGCCAAGCGGGCTAATGAAATAcaactttttgtttacaaagtCTGTGCTACTTTTTCGCCGATATCAGAACTACAGTGGGCACTCGAATAAACGAACTGTCTATTATTGTTTCTAGCTCAAAAAAagattgaattaaaatttagtTATTGTGTTTATCATTGATTATAAGCTAGAATTAAATAATTAGCTCTTTGAAATCATTAACAATTCGTATTCAGTTTTTAAAAGTTTCCGCGGTGACCACAGCCACCTGTTGCGATCTGTTACACATCTGGTATATATAGAAATGTATATTTACCTAGAATGTGTATCTTTGACTGCTTATTAAAAGGCAATTATGCGAAcgattcgtttttttttgtgcgtTTTTTCCGCCTGCGTACTGCAGCCTTGTATTATATtgtttaaaatcaatttaaatatataaagataCTCCTCCAGATCGTGTGTGAGTTTCTCTACGAATCTGTTTAAGTATCCAAACAACATGAAAATTTCCACAATAGTTTCCAATCAATTAAATTAGACACCAATTAGACAACAACGGCGTCTTGTTTCATTTAATACCTTAATTAATGGCACATAAAATGTTACGgattttattgaattaattCCGGCTGTCAGATGAACGATATGTGTGCATTGCACTGCCATAATAGAGGGGCTCGTCCCCAATGTGCAATTTATTGTGTGCCACGTTGTACACACACATTAATGTGCATAAATGGGCATGTCTTCATTTTGTATGAAGCACGGCTCACATGTCGGCGTAATTATATAAGCACTCGTTACTGAAATCTCCCGAGTGCAATAATGTGCAGAATGTGCAACGGTGGGCGCCACAAATCGGTAGTTGTGCGAAAGTGAAGTCAGTTTATGGTCCGTCTTGTTTGATCGTAGCTGGTTTGTGACTTTTTCAGTAATAAAAACTTGATCTTATAAGTATTAGTACTatagaatataataatgaACCATATTTATTGTTCAGCACctatttatagttttatgcAAACCGTTGCCAACCGATGATCGTTAACCAATCAAATGGATTTTTGGTTTATTCATTCATATGGAAACCAAGTTTTAGATCGCAATATTTGGCTGGTggataataacaaaaaaaaaacattctaaataaataaacccaTTAAAACAGATATACTATTTTAATGACAGTAAAAATATTCACGATAATAACAGACCAATTTTGGAATAGTATTATCTATTTTAATTGATGGTGATGAAACGTTGTTAATGTATACATCAATAATCTAACCACCAGCAAGCTTTGTTTTTCCACTGTCGTTTTCCTGCTTATTGCCGATTTGGTCGTGGAGTTTATAGCCtgaatgtaaaatgtattgtCTGTGCTGAACCGATACTCCAAAGTGTACAAAAATTAATACTTGGAAAACAATATAATAACTGCATTTTTCTATATACaccaaaatatataatgaCAGTCAAGTGGCATTTTTTCGTCGCTTTTCTAATGTTTACTACATACTACTTGGCAGAGGTAAGTTTGTATCGCTGAATAACCATATTTAAAAAGCTACTTTTAGGTTTATGCCCTAGTGGAATTTACAAACGTACAGTGCGAGTCTCTGGATAAGGACTTTGCCttatttgaatattgttaTCTGAAATCTGTGAACCGATCTTACAAATATTGTTCCCTTAAAGTTAAGCTCCTTCAGCTACCCGTAACCAAAGTTAAGgtatattgaatatttaatatgaatatttatatttaataatttatatattttattatatattcaggTGCGTtttggcctctataaacgtcTAAATGGCTATATCCCATTTCTCTACAATATGACTTTAGACGCGTGCAGATTCCTAAAATCGGCGAATCCCAATCCGATTGCTAATttcttttatagttttttcAAAGAGCACTCCAACATAAACCACACTTGTCCCTATACCGTAAGTATACCCGAtgtttataaagtaaatattgaaatcatAATTATTTCAGCATGATATTGTGGTGGATCAGATGTTatataatcatataaataataagGTCACCAAAATACTGCCGTTTCCAGAGGGAAGCTATATGTTCGAAGTGCACTGGCTTGCCTACGACATTGATCGAGCTATAACTAAGTTCTATTGGTCACTTACTTGAGAAGAAACAGCTAACAAAAATCAATGACAAAACACCATAAAAATACTATTGTAATGCAAATAATGTTTCGTAATTCTTTGTATCTGAAATCTACttgcctaatctcaacttaaTAGCTTTTACAGATCCTTAGATCAtaacgttcatacggacggacaggaGTATCTTTAAACTTTGATGGCGTAGCTTCCGATTTCGGAAGgttgaaaaccaaaaacgagAACCTGCAGAggattcaaattcaaattagcACTCAGCCAGAGAGCGGCATTAATAATTTAGTGGGCCGAATGCCGTAATGACCAAATGATTGGAAGGGCGACGTCACGTCGGTGGTTTTGTGGCTGGTTGTTTGCGCGGTTGCTAATCGAGCATTTGACGCATCAAATTGAACGCAAGCGTTTTAATGGATATGCATTGACAGTTGCAATAAATTTGCGACATAGTTATTAACCtcaattttaatgcaaataaaacagtttGACCGCGTAATGAACACAGCCGCGCACACACGGCATATACTGGCACACATGTGTTTCTGCCTCCATCGCCATGTCAATTGTAATTTGTGCTAATGTTTTTGCACAATTTATggcaataaatatatattggcACGCGTTTATACGCCTCCATTAAAAGTCGCAAACGTGCAAACTGTTGGCATTCAACTATAAAGTATTTGTAAGGAAAATATTCTCCCTGCTCTT contains these protein-coding regions:
- the LOC26534860 gene encoding uncharacterized protein LOC26534860 — translated: MTVKWHFFVAFLMFTTYYLAEVYALVEFTNVQCESLDKDFALFEYCYLKSVNRSYKYCSLKVKLLQLPVTKVKVRFGLYKRLNGYIPFLYNMTLDACRFLKSANPNPIANFFYSFFKEHSNINHTCPYTHDIVVDQMLYNHINNKVTKILPFPEGSYMFEVHWLAYDIDRAITKFYWSLT